One region of Anaeromyxobacter paludicola genomic DNA includes:
- a CDS encoding Ig-like domain-containing protein, translating into MTYAGLPDLRPLRGGLLVALLSSLACGRTADTGAIRLAASACTGPSCPALQVQLLSPAQDRLLRSDDLLAITIAISGAGPLHEVALVVNGRASPLLRKDTWFTCRGDGIYDLAVRARSGTVWFESEHRRVTCDGTPPAVTWDPPPTEGPLPDVSDLVATFSEPLNVAWIRPSILFAGGGVPATATFSADGTRLTVHLPATLKQLGYANVFLGGIAADLAGNLLAPHEFSWHEPADLVSLTAPPLVHPPYVSGVVPLTLAVNGPPPDAVRLEIFGPAGSALEIPLTGIARYDWDTEAAPEGLYRFYAQAWRGGRVSGSSPTLSLYVRRTAARAAIRGNPAVTGHLDQLSVRSWIQLTFTAPIRLDSFGPDKLRVTANGAPAAFTIMNQGDAYVNLQLSAKPAVPGTLAVELLPGVLDQGYLPVQPVSATFSLPDWLPGHGMQPREGGWLEPGWLFANWPSEDSTQAAWLEHAPGAADAVHLGSFLSAWQRTFNVDFTRPARHPTGAVDYSAMPMVAWAEQDAAGVWILRVKGSDGGWPLPSPNRAASGSAIDPVLGRDASGYDQTPVAAWIEDDGTRRALFASRWSGAAWIPLGDDLSAGAPGELALAVGSRRTPFLAWTEAGADGIAHVYARRWAADAWAPPEGPLDLDLTAPASAPAAAIDAAGRPAVAWLEASAHRVLLRRWDGSGWIAAAPLLDAEAPSLAFDGAGRPVVAYVERSTGLVRLARLEGGAWAGLGSALGPALAGTRPALAVDPAGVPHVLWSDDAGALRQAMRNE; encoded by the coding sequence ATGACCTACGCCGGCCTCCCCGATCTCCGCCCCCTCCGCGGCGGGCTCCTCGTCGCCCTGCTCTCGTCGCTCGCCTGCGGCCGCACCGCCGACACGGGCGCCATCCGGCTCGCCGCCAGCGCCTGCACCGGCCCCTCCTGCCCGGCGCTGCAGGTGCAGCTCCTCTCGCCGGCCCAGGACCGCCTGCTGAGATCGGACGACCTCCTCGCCATCACGATCGCGATCTCCGGCGCGGGCCCCCTCCACGAGGTGGCGTTGGTCGTGAACGGACGGGCCTCGCCGCTGCTCCGGAAGGACACGTGGTTCACGTGCCGGGGCGACGGGATCTACGACCTCGCGGTGCGGGCCCGGAGCGGAACCGTCTGGTTCGAGAGCGAGCACCGGCGCGTCACCTGCGACGGGACCCCGCCGGCGGTGACCTGGGACCCGCCGCCGACGGAAGGCCCCCTGCCGGACGTGTCGGACCTCGTCGCCACCTTCTCCGAGCCGCTGAACGTGGCCTGGATCCGGCCGTCGATCCTCTTCGCGGGCGGCGGGGTCCCGGCAACGGCCACCTTCTCGGCCGACGGGACGCGGCTCACGGTCCACCTGCCCGCCACCCTCAAGCAGCTGGGCTACGCGAACGTGTTCCTCGGCGGGATCGCCGCCGATCTCGCCGGCAACCTGCTCGCGCCGCACGAGTTCTCGTGGCACGAGCCGGCCGACCTGGTCTCGCTCACGGCCCCACCCCTCGTCCACCCCCCGTACGTGTCGGGCGTGGTGCCGCTCACGCTGGCGGTCAACGGGCCGCCCCCGGACGCGGTCCGCCTGGAGATCTTCGGCCCGGCGGGGTCGGCGCTGGAGATTCCCCTCACCGGCATCGCCCGCTACGACTGGGACACCGAGGCCGCGCCGGAGGGGCTGTACCGGTTCTACGCGCAAGCCTGGCGCGGCGGCCGCGTGTCGGGCAGCTCCCCCACGCTCTCGCTCTACGTCCGGCGCACCGCCGCGAGGGCCGCCATCCGCGGCAACCCGGCCGTCACGGGGCACCTCGATCAGCTCTCGGTCCGGAGCTGGATCCAGCTCACCTTCACCGCGCCCATCCGGCTCGACAGCTTCGGTCCGGACAAGCTCCGGGTCACCGCGAACGGCGCTCCGGCGGCCTTCACGATCATGAACCAGGGCGACGCCTACGTGAACCTGCAGCTCTCGGCGAAGCCGGCGGTGCCGGGCACCCTCGCCGTGGAGCTCCTCCCGGGCGTGCTCGACCAGGGCTACCTGCCGGTGCAGCCGGTGAGCGCCACCTTCTCGCTCCCCGACTGGCTGCCCGGGCACGGGATGCAGCCTCGCGAGGGCGGCTGGCTCGAGCCCGGCTGGCTCTTCGCGAACTGGCCGTCGGAAGACTCCACCCAGGCCGCCTGGCTCGAGCACGCGCCGGGGGCCGCCGACGCGGTCCACCTCGGCTCGTTCCTGTCGGCCTGGCAGAGGACCTTCAACGTCGACTTCACCCGGCCGGCGCGCCACCCCACGGGCGCGGTGGACTACAGCGCGATGCCGATGGTGGCCTGGGCCGAGCAGGACGCGGCCGGCGTCTGGATCCTGCGCGTGAAGGGGAGCGACGGTGGATGGCCCCTGCCGTCCCCGAACCGCGCCGCCTCCGGGAGCGCCATCGACCCGGTCCTCGGCCGCGACGCGAGCGGGTACGACCAGACGCCGGTCGCCGCCTGGATCGAGGACGACGGCACCCGCCGGGCGCTCTTCGCGAGCCGGTGGAGCGGCGCGGCCTGGATCCCGCTCGGCGACGACCTCTCGGCGGGCGCGCCCGGCGAGCTCGCGCTGGCGGTCGGGAGCCGGCGGACGCCGTTCCTGGCCTGGACCGAGGCCGGGGCTGACGGGATCGCGCACGTGTACGCGCGTCGCTGGGCGGCGGACGCGTGGGCGCCGCCGGAGGGGCCGCTCGACCTCGATCTGACGGCGCCCGCCTCCGCTCCGGCCGCCGCCATCGACGCGGCGGGGCGGCCGGCCGTGGCCTGGCTCGAGGCCTCCGCGCATCGCGTCCTGCTGCGGCGATGGGACGGGAGCGGCTGGATCGCGGCGGCGCCGCTGCTCGACGCCGAGGCCCCCTCCCTCGCGTTCGACGGCGCCGGCCGCCCCGTCGTCGCCTACGTGGAGCGCTCGACCGGGCTCGTCCGGCTGGCGCGGCTCGAGGGCGGCGCCTGGGCCGGCCTGGGAAGCGCGCTGGGACCGGCCCTGGCCGGCACGCGGCCGGCGCTGGCGGTGGACCCCGCGGGAGTGCCTCACGTCCTCTGGAGCGACGACGCCGGGGCGCTGCGGCAGGCCATGCGCAACGAGTGA
- a CDS encoding DEAD/DEAH box helicase translates to MLPGFHPLVARWFAARFGAPTEPQAAAWPHILAGEDVLVSAPTGSGKTLAAFLACLDRLVRLGLAGALPEATEVLYVSPLKALGNDIEKNLDAPLAELCEAARAAGRPLPPIRVAVRTGDTPASRRQALLRRPPHVLVTTPESLYLYLTSRRGRAALARVRTVICDEIHAVARDKRGAHLALSLERLEDLTGARPQRIGLSATQDPVDEVARFLVGAGRVGADGAPRCRVVELGRRRPLDLAVEIPRDELSGVASNELWAETWDRVAALVRDHRTTLVFVNTRRLAERAARALEERLGPGQVGAHHGSLSRARRLEAEERLKQGALRAVVATASLELGIDVGAVDLVCQIGSPGSLATGLQRVGRAGHWRGATPRGRLFPLSRDELVECAAFVRGARAGRLEETRVPEAPLDVLAQQLVAEAASRAEPAPEDALFALTRRAWPYRDLPRAEFDAVLAMLAEGFATRRGRAGALLHRDGVHRAVRGRRGARLAALTGAGAIPDSAQYAVVAEPEGAQVGSVDEDFAVETLAGDVFQLGNTSWRVRRVETGTVRVEDAHGQPPGIPFWVAEAPGRSAALSREVSEVRAAVAERLPDREAAARWLAAEGALPEAGARQAVDYLAAAAAALGAMPTQETLVLERFFDEAGGMQVVLHAPFGARQNRALGTALRKRFCRSFDFELQAAATDEGVLLSLGPQHSFPLESLFEIVDARSLDEVLTQAALQAPMFQVRFRWGATRALAIPRLFKGRRTPPNVARMKSDDLLAAVFPQAVACQDNAPGGPLEVPDHPLVKEALRDCLREAMDADGLRALLGRIASGEVRLVARDTPEPSPMSHEVVGARPWAYLDDAPLEERRARAVALRRALPAAEAEALGALDPAAVAEVTAQARPDPRDPDELHDLLLDVVALPDDRRAFDGAAAGWRGAFAALTADGRAARALAGGRTFWVAAERAGAARALLAPERLEPALSPLPGEDLPADRDEAAVRALRGLVPRLGPTTGAALAGILGLPRDVVRDALLRLEQEGLVLRGRFLADAPWSAEDPHWCERGLLARIHRLTLGRLRREIEPVRAADLVRFLLRWQHAAPGTRLHGPRGLAEVVEQLQGFHAAAGAWERALLPARLSGYDPAWLDGLCFSGEVAFGRVALAVAEDEPPRRRSAPTRNAPVTLALREDLPWLAAAAAHPRPPLGPAARQLVDALVARGASFAEDLAAATGRLAAEVEEGLWELVSAGVVTCDGFAGLRALIDPAGRRRRGRAPGGRWWLLRPEGAAGRAGRAADAATVERVSRQYLRRYGVVFRDLLAREAGAPPWRELLPHYRRAEARGELRGGRFVAGFTGEQFALPEAVEAIRAARRGAGEAARVELSAADPLNLVGVLTPGPRVPATLGGRVAWEGGVPVPLLERRASHPLPRPSPLRGRGDDEVASGLLP, encoded by the coding sequence GTGCTCCCCGGCTTCCACCCCCTCGTGGCCCGCTGGTTCGCCGCCCGCTTCGGCGCGCCCACCGAGCCGCAGGCCGCCGCCTGGCCCCACATCCTGGCGGGCGAGGACGTGCTCGTCTCGGCGCCGACCGGCTCGGGCAAGACGCTCGCGGCCTTCCTCGCCTGCCTCGACCGGCTGGTCCGGCTCGGCCTCGCGGGCGCGCTGCCCGAGGCCACCGAGGTGCTCTACGTCTCCCCGCTCAAGGCGCTCGGCAACGACATCGAGAAGAACCTGGACGCCCCCCTCGCGGAGCTCTGCGAGGCGGCGCGCGCGGCGGGGCGGCCGCTGCCGCCGATCCGGGTCGCGGTGCGGACCGGCGACACCCCGGCCTCGCGCCGCCAGGCCCTCCTGCGCCGCCCGCCGCACGTCCTCGTCACCACGCCCGAGTCGCTCTACCTCTACCTCACGAGCCGGCGGGGCCGCGCCGCGCTCGCAAGGGTGCGGACCGTCATCTGCGACGAGATCCACGCCGTGGCGCGCGACAAGCGCGGGGCGCACCTCGCCCTCTCGCTCGAGCGGCTCGAGGACCTCACCGGCGCGCGCCCGCAGCGGATCGGGCTCTCGGCGACGCAAGACCCGGTGGACGAGGTGGCGCGCTTCCTCGTCGGCGCGGGGCGCGTCGGCGCGGACGGCGCGCCCCGCTGCCGGGTGGTGGAGCTCGGCCGCCGCCGCCCGCTCGACCTCGCCGTCGAGATCCCGCGCGACGAGCTCTCCGGCGTGGCCTCGAACGAGCTCTGGGCCGAGACCTGGGACCGGGTGGCGGCGCTGGTGCGCGACCACCGGACCACCCTCGTCTTCGTGAACACCCGCCGGCTCGCCGAGCGGGCGGCGCGCGCGCTCGAGGAGCGGCTCGGGCCGGGCCAGGTGGGGGCCCACCACGGCAGCCTCTCGCGGGCGCGGCGGCTCGAGGCCGAGGAGCGGCTCAAGCAGGGGGCGCTCCGGGCGGTGGTGGCGACCGCCTCGCTGGAGCTCGGGATCGACGTGGGGGCGGTGGACCTCGTCTGCCAGATCGGCTCGCCCGGCTCGCTCGCCACCGGGCTCCAGCGCGTGGGCCGCGCCGGCCACTGGCGCGGCGCCACGCCCCGGGGGCGGCTCTTCCCGCTCAGCCGCGACGAGCTCGTGGAGTGCGCCGCCTTCGTGCGCGGCGCCCGCGCCGGGCGGCTCGAGGAGACGCGCGTCCCCGAGGCGCCGCTCGACGTCCTCGCGCAGCAGCTGGTGGCGGAGGCGGCGAGCCGCGCCGAGCCGGCCCCGGAGGACGCGCTCTTCGCCCTCACGCGCCGGGCCTGGCCCTACCGCGACCTGCCGCGGGCCGAGTTCGACGCGGTGCTCGCGATGCTCGCAGAGGGGTTCGCCACCCGGCGCGGCCGGGCCGGCGCGCTGCTCCACCGCGACGGCGTCCACCGCGCCGTGCGCGGCCGCCGCGGCGCGCGGCTCGCCGCCCTCACCGGCGCCGGAGCCATCCCCGACTCGGCGCAGTACGCGGTGGTGGCCGAGCCCGAGGGCGCCCAGGTCGGCAGCGTGGACGAGGACTTCGCCGTCGAGACCCTCGCCGGCGACGTCTTCCAGCTCGGCAACACCTCCTGGCGCGTGCGCCGGGTCGAGACCGGCACGGTCCGGGTCGAGGACGCGCACGGCCAGCCGCCCGGGATCCCGTTCTGGGTGGCCGAGGCGCCCGGCCGCAGCGCCGCGCTCTCGCGCGAGGTGTCGGAGGTGAGGGCGGCGGTGGCGGAGCGGCTCCCGGACCGGGAGGCGGCGGCGCGCTGGCTCGCGGCGGAGGGGGCGCTGCCGGAGGCCGGCGCGCGCCAAGCGGTGGACTACCTCGCGGCCGCGGCCGCCGCGCTCGGCGCCATGCCCACGCAGGAGACGCTCGTCCTCGAGCGCTTCTTCGACGAGGCCGGCGGGATGCAGGTGGTGCTCCACGCCCCCTTCGGCGCGCGCCAGAACCGCGCCCTCGGCACCGCGCTGCGCAAGCGCTTCTGCCGCAGCTTCGACTTCGAGCTGCAGGCGGCCGCCACCGACGAGGGGGTGCTCCTGTCGCTCGGGCCGCAGCACAGCTTCCCGCTCGAGTCGCTCTTCGAGATCGTGGACGCGCGCTCGCTCGACGAGGTGCTCACGCAGGCGGCGCTGCAGGCCCCGATGTTCCAGGTGCGCTTCCGCTGGGGCGCCACCCGCGCGCTCGCCATCCCGCGGCTGTTCAAGGGCCGGCGCACGCCGCCGAACGTGGCCCGGATGAAGTCGGACGACCTGCTCGCGGCGGTCTTCCCGCAGGCGGTGGCCTGCCAGGACAACGCGCCGGGCGGACCGCTCGAGGTCCCCGACCACCCGCTCGTGAAGGAGGCGCTGCGCGACTGCCTGCGCGAGGCGATGGACGCCGACGGGCTGCGGGCGCTCCTCGGCCGGATCGCCTCGGGCGAGGTGCGGCTCGTGGCGCGCGACACGCCGGAGCCGTCGCCCATGTCGCACGAGGTGGTGGGCGCCCGGCCCTGGGCCTACCTCGACGACGCGCCGCTCGAGGAGCGGCGGGCCCGCGCGGTGGCGCTCCGCCGGGCGCTGCCGGCCGCCGAGGCCGAGGCGCTCGGCGCGCTCGACCCGGCGGCGGTCGCCGAGGTGACGGCGCAGGCCCGGCCCGACCCGCGCGACCCCGACGAGCTGCACGACCTCCTGCTCGACGTGGTCGCCCTGCCCGATGACCGGCGCGCCTTCGACGGCGCGGCGGCGGGCTGGCGCGGCGCCTTCGCCGCCCTCACAGCCGACGGCCGGGCGGCGCGGGCGCTCGCCGGGGGCCGGACGTTCTGGGTGGCCGCCGAGCGGGCCGGCGCGGCGCGCGCGCTCCTCGCGCCGGAGCGGCTCGAGCCCGCCCTCTCGCCCCTGCCCGGCGAGGACCTCCCCGCCGACCGCGACGAGGCGGCGGTCCGGGCGCTGCGCGGCCTCGTGCCGCGGCTCGGCCCCACCACCGGCGCCGCCCTCGCGGGGATCCTCGGGCTCCCGCGCGACGTGGTCCGCGACGCGCTCCTCCGGCTCGAGCAGGAGGGGCTGGTGCTCCGGGGTCGGTTCCTCGCCGACGCGCCCTGGTCGGCCGAGGATCCGCACTGGTGCGAGCGCGGCCTCCTCGCGCGCATCCACCGGCTCACGCTGGGACGGCTCCGGCGCGAGATCGAGCCGGTCCGCGCCGCCGACCTCGTCCGCTTCCTGCTGCGCTGGCAGCACGCCGCGCCGGGCACGCGGCTCCACGGCCCCCGCGGCCTCGCCGAGGTGGTGGAGCAGCTCCAGGGGTTCCACGCGGCGGCCGGCGCCTGGGAGCGCGCCCTCCTGCCGGCGCGCCTCTCCGGCTACGACCCGGCCTGGCTCGACGGGCTCTGCTTCTCCGGCGAGGTCGCCTTCGGGAGGGTCGCGCTCGCGGTGGCCGAGGACGAGCCGCCGCGACGCCGCAGCGCGCCCACGCGCAACGCGCCGGTGACGCTCGCGCTGCGCGAGGACCTCCCCTGGCTCGCGGCCGCCGCGGCCCATCCGCGGCCCCCGCTCGGCCCGGCGGCGCGCCAGCTCGTGGACGCGCTCGTGGCCCGCGGCGCCTCCTTTGCCGAGGACCTCGCCGCCGCCACCGGCCGGCTCGCGGCGGAGGTGGAGGAGGGGCTCTGGGAGCTCGTGAGCGCCGGGGTGGTGACCTGCGACGGCTTCGCCGGGCTGCGCGCGCTCATCGATCCGGCGGGGCGCCGGCGGCGCGGGCGCGCGCCGGGCGGCCGCTGGTGGCTGCTCCGCCCCGAGGGCGCGGCGGGCCGCGCCGGCCGGGCCGCGGACGCCGCCACGGTCGAGCGCGTGTCGCGCCAGTACCTGCGCCGCTACGGCGTCGTCTTCCGCGACCTCCTCGCCCGCGAGGCCGGCGCGCCGCCCTGGCGCGAGCTGCTGCCCCACTACCGCCGCGCCGAGGCGCGCGGGGAGCTGCGCGGCGGAAGGTTCGTGGCCGGGTTCACCGGCGAGCAGTTCGCGCTGCCCGAGGCGGTGGAGGCGATCCGCGCGGCGCGGCGGGGCGCCGGCGAGGCGGCGCGGGTGGAGCTCTCGGCCGCCGATCCGCTCAACCTGGTGGGCGTCCTCACGCCGGGGCCGCGCGTGCCGGCCACCCTGGGCGGGCGGGTGGCGTGGGAGGGCGGGGTGCCGGTCCCGCTCCTCGAGCGCCGCGCGTCGCACCCCCTCCCTCGCCCTTCCCCGCTCCGCGGGAGAGGGGATGATGAGGTCGCCTCGGGGCTCTTGCCGTGA
- a CDS encoding sensor histidine kinase, with the protein MNPDPALALALRLTSAQGPGEVALAVLECVLGLTGAVAGAVFAGGALERGAPPALALLAPGLRERAGGLQQGLEAAARAAWQTGAPVWELPATGDERAAGVATWTAIPLRAAAAVLGAFTVAFGPGRTAAPEQRESLLLAAEACAGALPRAFAYQRACEERDAAVRAAEAQERALAMVGHDLRTPLSAVVIAAGLLERLGPVSPGQARAAARIEASARKMNGLIRDLLDFSRIRGTGGMTVYPEPVRLDVLCTRAAAELRQAVPGSELRLDLEPVEGRWDPLRLEQVVSNLASNALQHGLAGAPVSIRLRRDGAQALLEVHNRGEPVPASLLPVLFEPFRKGPHRRRTSFGLGLFIVREIARAHGGEVAVASDAERGTTFRVRLPGARPAVG; encoded by the coding sequence ATGAACCCCGATCCGGCGCTCGCGCTCGCACTCCGCCTGACGTCCGCTCAAGGACCGGGCGAGGTGGCGCTCGCGGTCCTGGAGTGCGTCCTCGGGCTCACCGGCGCGGTGGCCGGCGCGGTCTTCGCGGGCGGAGCCCTGGAGCGCGGCGCCCCGCCGGCGCTGGCGCTCCTCGCCCCCGGGCTCCGCGAGCGCGCCGGCGGCCTGCAGCAGGGGCTCGAGGCGGCCGCCCGCGCCGCCTGGCAGACGGGCGCGCCGGTCTGGGAGCTGCCCGCGACCGGCGACGAGCGCGCGGCGGGAGTGGCGACCTGGACCGCCATCCCGCTCCGCGCCGCCGCGGCGGTGCTCGGCGCCTTCACCGTGGCGTTCGGCCCCGGCCGGACCGCGGCGCCGGAGCAGCGCGAGTCGCTCCTGCTCGCCGCCGAGGCCTGCGCCGGGGCCCTGCCGCGGGCCTTCGCCTACCAGCGCGCCTGCGAGGAGCGGGACGCCGCGGTGCGCGCCGCCGAGGCGCAGGAGCGCGCGCTCGCCATGGTCGGGCACGACCTGCGCACGCCGCTCTCGGCGGTGGTCATCGCCGCCGGCCTGCTCGAGCGGCTCGGTCCCGTGAGCCCGGGTCAGGCCCGCGCCGCCGCCCGCATCGAGGCGAGCGCGCGCAAGATGAACGGGCTCATCCGCGACCTCCTCGACTTCTCGCGCATCCGCGGCACGGGCGGGATGACGGTCTACCCCGAGCCGGTGCGGCTCGACGTCCTCTGCACGCGCGCCGCCGCGGAGCTGCGCCAGGCGGTCCCCGGCTCCGAGCTCCGGCTCGACCTCGAGCCGGTGGAGGGCCGCTGGGATCCGCTCCGGCTGGAGCAGGTGGTCTCGAACCTCGCCTCGAACGCGCTCCAGCACGGGCTCGCCGGCGCGCCGGTCTCCATCCGCCTGCGGCGCGACGGGGCCCAGGCGCTGCTCGAGGTGCACAACCGCGGCGAGCCGGTGCCCGCCTCGCTCCTGCCGGTGCTCTTCGAGCCGTTCCGCAAGGGGCCGCACCGGCGCCGCACCAGCTTCGGGCTCGGGCTCTTCATCGTCCGGGAGATCGCGCGGGCGCACGGCGGCGAGGTGGCGGTCGCCTCGGACGCGGAGCGGGGGACCACCTTCCGCGTCCGGCTGCCCGGGGCGAGGCCGGCGGTCGGCTGA
- a CDS encoding DNA-binding transcriptional response regulator: protein MPCLLVYAEDAELRSSLRELLALEGHEVLAPATPAEARAGLARPALAALVVDLDDGGPAEALVRDARRERPGLRVITLSGALEPVLLGDVRLSHPCRPGELLAAVAALGPATSPARS, encoded by the coding sequence GTGCCCTGCCTGCTCGTCTACGCGGAGGATGCCGAGCTGCGCAGCAGCCTCCGCGAGCTGCTGGCGCTCGAGGGGCACGAGGTGCTCGCCCCGGCGACGCCCGCCGAGGCGCGCGCCGGCCTGGCGCGCCCCGCGCTCGCGGCGCTGGTGGTGGACCTCGACGACGGCGGCCCGGCGGAGGCGCTGGTGCGGGACGCGCGGCGCGAGCGGCCGGGGCTGCGGGTGATCACGCTCTCCGGCGCGCTCGAGCCCGTGCTCCTGGGCGACGTGCGGCTCAGCCACCCGTGCCGCCCCGGCGAGCTGCTCGCCGCGGTCGCCGCGCTCGGGCCCGCGACCTCGCCGGCGCGGAGCTGA
- a CDS encoding nucleotidyl cyclase domain-containing protein, translating into MAAALAERRITLYSAARRAPADLVRLDPGALRFSLGTSLGDLRIPVLVAPDARDIVQAAAVQLALLLSTQHRHFVPPEDRDRLLLHPMQATLPTAAPTLGPSGGGPDLRAAAQLAPALHPALTGGVVTAWMGPGGRGRSLTALFIEALRLAFAEMAGTRDREPTPALVALALFEELRGAEERIRDALPAGFGERQLRVATLCGLWVAAQTGVARVLREARRPDDDPLRAALDAILSPGALLGGRVPVAIGGATLYGCELPSNLPLVDELSQALGGGGDPDEATALAARGLAADDDLSRRAEQAVAVARLREALTAGVVSAERFGYGERVAELRDLLTAPLRLAAAAAEEGPRRNLVRLVEACAAPGGEPGQLLGRGARQLRDWKAREPAASAGLGREEARAAFARAAVALFADAALERFLAPARRALSHRTGAEAEGGAEREWEAGRLYRISVKGPILRDVVERPLGHLFADVKDFTRKTGLLGQAAMADFLRREFYLPVLIAAKRHYTGMQHLSDRGGVSVNNLLGDAISFSGNILALTELALDIRRQLASYSAQLAAAVRSARIAPEVAQIEALEAGVFLSFGPPPLVVTIEDEVFGTSRVAIAEKINESARGTARSSAARARADALLAAERASQGSPGLQHAWSVFVAPPAAIDLPPADEARAVELLRGGDLAGAMRAVAEPVRDALVTAARGERPGDIYNAGAAMSEEALEAFLEALGDERVVRRVALAAGDVPAALAARYWYGELPQRLVATFHPGGQLAELFRYAGRCAFKGLAPVAVWEICAPLGAPAELARALAARWYAGDR; encoded by the coding sequence ATGGCGGCGGCGCTCGCGGAACGACGGATCACCCTCTACTCCGCCGCCCGGCGCGCCCCCGCGGACCTCGTCCGGCTCGACCCGGGCGCCCTCCGCTTCTCCCTCGGCACCAGCCTCGGCGACCTCCGCATCCCGGTGCTGGTCGCGCCCGACGCGCGCGACATCGTGCAGGCGGCGGCGGTGCAGCTCGCGCTCCTGCTCTCGACGCAGCACCGGCACTTCGTCCCGCCGGAGGACCGCGACCGGCTCCTGCTCCACCCGATGCAGGCCACCCTCCCCACCGCGGCGCCCACGCTCGGCCCGAGCGGCGGCGGCCCCGACCTGCGCGCCGCGGCCCAGCTCGCCCCGGCGCTCCACCCGGCGCTCACCGGCGGCGTCGTCACCGCCTGGATGGGCCCCGGCGGGCGCGGCCGCTCGCTCACCGCGCTCTTCATCGAGGCGCTCCGGCTGGCCTTCGCCGAGATGGCCGGCACCCGCGACCGGGAGCCGACGCCGGCGCTCGTGGCGCTGGCGCTCTTCGAGGAGCTCCGGGGCGCCGAGGAGCGGATCCGGGACGCGCTCCCGGCCGGCTTCGGGGAGCGGCAGCTGCGGGTGGCGACGCTGTGCGGCCTCTGGGTCGCGGCCCAGACCGGCGTCGCCCGGGTGCTGCGGGAGGCGCGGCGGCCGGACGACGACCCGCTCCGCGCCGCCCTCGACGCCATCCTCTCGCCCGGCGCGCTCCTCGGCGGCCGGGTGCCGGTGGCGATCGGCGGCGCCACCCTCTACGGCTGCGAACTGCCCTCCAACCTCCCGCTCGTGGACGAGCTCTCGCAGGCGCTCGGCGGCGGCGGCGACCCCGACGAGGCGACGGCGCTGGCGGCGCGCGGGCTCGCGGCGGACGACGACCTGTCCCGCCGGGCGGAGCAGGCGGTGGCGGTGGCGCGGCTGCGCGAGGCGCTCACGGCCGGGGTGGTCTCGGCGGAGCGCTTCGGGTACGGCGAGCGGGTGGCGGAGCTGCGCGACCTCCTCACCGCCCCGCTGCGGCTCGCCGCCGCGGCCGCCGAGGAGGGCCCGCGCCGCAACCTGGTCCGGCTCGTGGAGGCCTGCGCCGCGCCCGGCGGCGAGCCGGGACAGCTCCTCGGCCGGGGCGCGCGCCAGCTCCGGGACTGGAAGGCGCGGGAGCCCGCCGCCTCGGCCGGCCTCGGCCGCGAGGAGGCGCGCGCCGCCTTCGCGAGGGCCGCGGTGGCGCTCTTCGCCGACGCGGCGCTGGAGCGCTTCCTCGCGCCGGCGCGCCGCGCCCTCTCGCACCGGACCGGCGCCGAGGCCGAGGGCGGGGCGGAGCGGGAGTGGGAGGCCGGCCGGCTCTACCGGATCTCGGTGAAGGGGCCGATCCTGCGCGACGTGGTGGAGCGGCCGCTCGGCCACCTCTTCGCCGACGTGAAGGACTTCACCCGGAAGACCGGCCTCCTGGGCCAGGCGGCCATGGCCGACTTCCTGCGCCGCGAGTTCTACCTGCCGGTGCTCATCGCGGCGAAGCGCCACTACACCGGGATGCAGCACCTCTCGGATCGCGGCGGCGTCTCGGTCAACAACCTGCTCGGCGACGCCATCTCCTTCTCCGGGAACATCCTCGCGCTCACCGAGCTCGCGCTCGACATCCGGCGGCAGCTCGCGAGCTACTCGGCCCAGCTCGCGGCGGCGGTGCGGAGCGCGCGGATCGCGCCCGAGGTGGCGCAGATCGAGGCGCTCGAGGCGGGCGTGTTCCTCTCCTTCGGCCCGCCGCCCCTGGTGGTGACCATCGAGGACGAGGTCTTCGGGACGAGCCGGGTGGCCATCGCCGAGAAGATCAACGAGTCGGCCCGGGGCACCGCCCGCTCCTCGGCCGCCCGGGCCCGCGCCGACGCGCTCCTCGCGGCCGAGCGGGCGTCGCAGGGGAGCCCGGGGCTGCAGCACGCCTGGTCGGTCTTCGTGGCGCCGCCCGCGGCCATCGACCTGCCGCCGGCCGACGAGGCGCGCGCGGTCGAGCTGCTCCGCGGCGGCGATCTCGCGGGCGCCATGCGCGCGGTGGCGGAGCCGGTGCGCGACGCCCTCGTGACCGCCGCCCGCGGCGAGCGCCCCGGCGACATCTACAACGCCGGCGCGGCCATGTCGGAGGAGGCGCTCGAGGCGTTCCTCGAGGCCCTCGGCGACGAGCGGGTGGTGCGCCGGGTGGCGCTCGCGGCGGGCGACGTCCCGGCGGCGCTCGCGGCCCGCTACTGGTACGGCGAGCTGCCGCAGCGGCTCGTCGCCACCTTCCACCCCGGCGGGCAGCTCGCGGAGCTGTTCCGGTACGCCGGCCGCTGCGCCTTCAAGGGGCTCGCGCCGGTGGCGGTGTGGGAGATCTGCGCCCCCCTCGGCGCGCCGGCCGAGCTGGCCCGCGCGCTCGCGGCGCGGTGGTACGCGGGCGACAGGTAG